In the Clarias gariepinus isolate MV-2021 ecotype Netherlands chromosome 10, CGAR_prim_01v2, whole genome shotgun sequence genome, aggttactatgtgaaaaaaaaacattcttctgAAATTGCTCAGAAAGAGGGACTGGCCTGagaatgagagccaaaaattaGGGCGAATAAAGTtctttaggaagcctggagagctattcctcaagactaatTTAAAAGAGTATGTctctttggaaacaaaataCGAAGAAATAAGGagggggctcaagactttttatatatatgacaACAAAAGCACTCTTGATTCTGGTAGTTACTGTAAAACCCTGCAAAATGAAATGTGACTTGCATAGCAAGCGAATACACTCTGGTCCTCTGtgacacggtggcttagtggttagcactgtcaccttgcaggGTCCTGGATTGATTGCCGCAtcagtgtctgtgtgcatgctaaTACTTGGTGGGTCACCTCCAGGTTCTCAGTTTTCCTCCCAagagaccaaagacatgcagattaggccaattggcattaccaaattgcgtgtatgtatgtgtatgtttgtgtcctGTGGTGGATTTGCATTGATTGggcataggctccagtccccctgTAACCCTGTATACGGGATAAAGCAGTAGAGAGGATGAGTTGAGATAACATGCATATGCAATTAGTCTGCACTTAGTGGCTCAGTGTCCAAGATCTGTTGActctttaaaaaacatgttgatAATCCATAAATATATCATTTTCTCCATGTTCCTCTTAGATCCTCGAGATGAATGGACAGAACTTTGAGAATGTACAGCTGTCCAAAGCGAATGAGATCCTGCGCAACAATACACATCTGTCTATTACTGTGAAAACTAATCTCCTAGGTAAGTTTTGTACAAGAAAAAGCCAAAGGGTAAAACGCAGACCGCAGTCGGGCTTATCGCTGATGGATATCAGATCGAAAACTAATTTGAAATGTGCAACTTATAATACAAAATTCTTTTAAGAGTGTTTATATTGGATTATCGCTTGACTCGAGCTTTAGTCAATAATCAGCAAACCTCCATGCTTCATTAGGTTGCAATCGGGGTGAAAGCCGCTCCGAGATCAGCTCTTTTGAAGAAGTGTAATGAACGTATCTTCTCTGAGCAAACATAATTAAGCCACCATGTTTTCTCAGTGTTTAAGGAGCTTCTGGCTCGGCCGGAGCATGACCAAGAACCTGACCATGACGAAGAGCTGGACAGGAAGAACGGCGCTCCTCACATTCCCAAGATCGGGGATATCAAGAAGGCAAGCCGTTACTCCATCCCAGACCTGGCCGTGGACGTGGAGCAGGTGATGGGTCTGGAGAAAGCAAGCAAGAAAGCCAAGGCCAACACGGTGGGAGGGAAGAACAAGCTCAAGAAGATCTTCGACAAGACTTTGACCAGTATTCTTCCGCCCAAGCCGTACAAGTCAGTGAACATGCATGTATACAGCATACGTGTATATAATTGAACAGTATCACACGATAGGGAGTGCTGTGGTATTAAATAATCATGccgatattcagcacaacagcacggcCTTGAGTGTGATACTGCAAATACCATTTAATATTGACAATTTAATTTAAGCACTTATTTTTCTCCACCAACACACATCTGCTAGGATTGGCAGACATACAATTGAGCTGGTGAtggacagttagtgtaattaacaggggtgaaaggtaaaaggtgagaagaataaaccatggacaATCCTAAGaaactttattttacatttccatTCATTTCACTTTAGAATCTCGGCTACCTTGCCGGTTGAATCCGAAATAACTTTCAACAATAAGgttagtgcactatgtagggtgtacaatcccttgatctacacacaccaagtagtgcccttgatcagagaagggttagagagggatttgggatttagcctaAAAGTTTCATAGCTCTCATTAGCCGTGAACGGAACAACACGGCAATTCAGACCAACTTGAAGCAGTTATTAAGTAGACAAactgttgtttaagatgatatATTGGTATcaggtgtgttttcttgctgaaagtttttccgtgactggttttgtgggttttggcagaAAGCTGCTCGCCCTTCTTTCCAGTACTGTAGATCATACCGACCTACTTTCACTCATGTTGCAGATCGACAGCTAGTGTAATTAACGactgttagaacacctgtgatgcaGAGTAATATATGTATAGTTAaaagtcccagtgctgttacgcTCTATTATCCCCGCTCATGGATTGCTTCTCTACAAATCAGATTACTTGGTTGGAACGAATCTGATTTTGATTtgcacacattttctcacacctttcattttaatttccctatttttctttcatttctgtaATGCTGATTTGCGACACTGACTCATCGTATAGCATGGCATGTCTCTAACGGTTTATTACGTGGTGTGTTCCACAGCGATGTCGCTGTAGGCCAGTCTCAGGACGACAGCATTGTCGGAATGAAGCAGTCGAAACAGATCCCTCCTGCTCTCCCGGTTAGCGGAAACCTATCGTCCAGCAACCCGGACTTGCTACAGTCTCATCATCGCATACTCGACTTCAACAACCAGCCAGGTAACACCCGGAAATTAAAGAATCTTTACGAGACGGTAAACCGTACAATATTACCAAGAAGATGTGCTTCAGATGTAAAATTCAGGAATTCACGTTTTGCAAAATTTCCTCTTTTCAGAACCCGTCCCTAACAGTGAGTACACGATTTCACGTGCGTCTTCAGAAACCgtcctcttctcttctctttatgTGATTCCCCCCAACCCCTTTATTCCAGGGTGTTTGCTTGCTTTCCAAGAtcttgatttgatttaattcgTTCCTAATCATGTCTTTCGGGCAAATCTGGTCGGTGTTGGAATAGAAGCGCTTTCTTATAGGGATGCCAAAGAATGCTAGCATTAGTAATAATCACTCTGTTTCCTGTTCTAACGCTAATCGCTGTATTTTATCAAACTGTGTTTTTGCTTATAAACTGTAATGTTGCTTTAATCCTAACACTGCCCATTCTAATGCTAAAGCCTGAACCGTGAGTTCAGTTTAGCGACTCATTAATTGCTTAAATCGACCGTGACTCATGCGATGCACACTTTACTTGAAATTGATTCTCTTAAAGACTTTGCTCGCTCACGGCAGTGTCAGGATAAAATCAACTCCAGATTCCggagtaaaattacagatttttattttattttattttaatttgcttttagtgtgtttataatgaaaggaaaaggaaatgCTGATTATTTGATGCCGCATATCTGACCATTCGGAatttctttgcctttttttttttgtttttgccgtATGCTTTTTCTCAGACATGTCGGACCAGGTGCTGCGGGTCTTCAAGGCTGATCAGCAGAGTCGTTACATCATGATCGGCAAGGACACCACGGCCAAAGAGGTCGTCGCTCAGGCTATCAGGGAGTTCGCTCTGACCGCCGCCCCTGAAGCGTATTCGCTGTGCGAGGTGTCCGTCACTCCCGAGGGTGTAATCAAGCAACGGCGGCTTCCTGAGCAGCTCTCCAAACTGGCTGATAGAATCCAGCTCAGCGGCAGGTATGACCTTGGGTTAAACGCAGTCGCAGGGAAAGTGTTAAACCTAGAGTATACTGTGCATTTACATACGTTTTGGCTTTCAGACTGGACTACATACGTTAAATACGTTCAACAAATGCATAACTATAATTATTTACATAGCTTGACCCTGGATATCTGCTTTACTATCTTCTCCAAATTTGAAGGTACTACCTGAAGAGCAATATGGAGACGGAGACGTTGTGCTCGGACGAGGACGCCCAGGAGCTTCTGAGGGAGAGTCAGATCAGCCTCCTGCAGCTAAGCACGGTGGAAGTGGCGACTCAGCTCTCCATGCGTGCCTTCGAGCTTTTCTGCGCCATCGAGCCCACCGAGTACATCGTCGACCTCTTCAAGTTGCGGTCGCGCTTGCCCGGACCTTCCAGCCTCAAGCTCTTCGAAGAGTCCATAAACCGGGAGACCTTCTGGGTGGCCACCGAGGTGCTGCGAGAACCCAACCAGCTGAAGCGCATGAAGATCATCAAGCATTTCATCAAGATCGCCTTGCACTGTCGCGAGTGCAAGAACTTCAACTCCATGTTTGCCATCATCAGGTGAGAAAAGAACGACTGGGGCGCTGACTGGGGTAGAATTTTATGCCCACGCTTTGTGCACTGTCGTCCAATAAAAGTGTCAGATTTCACCATGATTCACCCATCCATGTTTTTCAGCGGTCTAAATCTGGCGCCCGTCTCCAGACTGCGAGGAACCTGGGAGAAACTTCCCAGCAAGTACGAGAAGCTCTTCAGCGACCTGCAGGACCTGTTTGACCCGTCCAGGAACATGGCCAAATACCGCAACGTTCTCAACAGCCAGAACCTTCAGCCGCCAATCATCCCTCTCTTCCCAGTTATCAAAAAAGACCTCACCTTCCTCCATGAGGGTAAGACAGGACAGATTTACCAGCAGACATACTATCCTCTCACTTGATGACACTCTTCCTGTTTCATGGCTGCTTGTTATAACGAGTGTTGCTCGAGCTTGACACCATCTCACCCCTTCTCAGGGAACGATTCGAAGGTGGACGGCCTGGTGAACTTCGAGAAGCTGCGTATGATTGCTAAGGAGATCAGACACGTGGGTCGGATGGCGGCCATCAACATGGACCCGGCGCTGATGTTCCGCACCAGGTGAGTGTTGTTTGCTCAAACTCCCGGTCCTGTCCTCACTTCAGGCTGCACTTCACTGAAGAGCTTCTAGTGCACTTTGAGCACACCTGTATGTACGCTGGATGTAGAGCGTCACGCATTTACACACAAGCTTCCACTCAaggtttctgattggctgctgatgtttctgtaaacCTGTGTTTGGTTGTTGTATCATGCTGGAATAAATGTTCCTTATGTCTTAGTGGGTCCGTGGTGCTGCTCACCTTGGtactctttgtctctttcttaTCATCTAAGCATATCTcactctctttgtcttttttcttcctctctctctctcttggtctatctgtttctttttttttcctcctatgCCCACTACCCCGCCCCCCACATCACTGTTCGTGGCTGTTCCTTACAGGAAGAAGAAGTGGAGGAGTTTAGGGTGAGTCTAGTGACCTCTTGGTGACCCTTGGCCCGATGCCTCCTTGCTCTCACAGATTCCTCCCTTTTCATCTTTAATTTCAGCTGCTTCTTCATTATTTCCTtttgttcatatatatatacatatatatatttttgttacttTGGTTTCAGTGTGCCTCCCGCTCCTCGACGAGGTCGTCCTAGAGTGTGATGCAGTCACTTTTGCTAGTCTGGGTCATTGAAATAACCTCGCACTTTAATATTAACCAATTCTGCACGAACATGATGCcaccattttattattttaaagtaatgatgCGACCTTTCATGATCCACTTCAGCAAAAGTGACGTTCTCTAACACGTTTAACCTCCAACTGCGCTACTCACCAGAGCCGCCCGCATGTTTTACCAGGTTTTATTTTCAGTGCAAGTTTGCTGGTTTGGTTCAAGTTGACAATTTTCTGTAACTTCATCCAAGCTTTATATTGAAGGTGAAACCCACAGTAATTTATTATGGCATGAAAACGTAAAAACTTTAACCTATATCAGGTTGCATAACCATTTACAGTGTGGTACTAAAAAACTGTTTGATTCGAATGGGTGGGGCATAGAAAAAAGGGTTTCTCCTTTTATATGAAAGACCAGTACAGAGGTCACACCTCATTCACTATGACTGACGGTCAAAGATGCCACAACTTCTTCACCGAATCTAATaaacagaagccacacctcctttattaaaTCTGATACTAAGGCCACACCGTCTTTAGTAAGTCTGAAGACAAGTCACACATAGAAAAGAacgaggccacacctccttcactaaaTCTGATATAaataggccacaccccctttactAAATCTGATAtaaagaagccacacctccttcactaaaTCTGATCAACTGAGGCCACACCTACGTCACTAAATCTGGCACaaagaggccacacctactttactCAGCCTGATAGgaagaggccacacctcccaCACTAGGCCTGATGGAAAGTGGCCGCACCTTTCCTCACTAAGTCTGATAGAaggaggccacacctccttcactaagtCTGATAGAaggaggccacacctccttcactaagtCTGATAGAATGatgccacacctccttcactaagtCTGATAGAATGatgccacacctccttcactaggTGTGATAGAatgaagccacacctccttcactaggTGTGATAGAatgaagccacacctccttcactaagtCTGATAGaatgaggccacacctcctttgcCAACTTTGATAGAAAGAGGCCACACTAACATTATTTAATCTGTCAGAAGCCTTTTTACTAGGTTTTTACATGTAAGGATTGCTCGAGTAAACCTTCTGTATCCATCGAAAAACATCTGGAACCGTTTCAGTTGCCATTTCTTACTCTAACTCCACCTTATTCagtctaaaaaacaaaaaccttgcTCTTCTTTTCCCTTTTGCCTGATTGGCTGAAATGCAAAATGCATGGAATTTCCTAAGAATGCAAGGAATGTGACTTTCTGCATGTCTGTGTCTGAAAATAGTGTGGAGGAAATGCTCCCCTCCCAACAACCATTCTTACtactgtgcttgtgtgtgtgtagctcacTGAGCCAAGGCAGTGCCAATGCAGCCGTACTGGATGTAACCCAGACGGGCGGGCACAAAAAGCGCGTAAGGCGGAGTTCTTTCCTCAATGCCAAGAAGCTGTACGAGGACGCCCAGATGGCACGTAAGGTCAAGCAGTACCTGTCTAACCTCACACTGGAGACCAACGAGGAGAGCCTGCAGACGCTGTCTATACAGTGTGAACCCTCCATAAGTACATGTGAGcctttgtatttatattaaaaccaTGAGATCTTATTCCACCCACTGTGTGTGTTGACTGCATACAGTCACCTGCACATCTGGATGACCTTGTAATGCTACTTGGCCTAATCTCATGTCCCTCTCACAGTGCCTAAGAGCTCAGGGGACAGGAAGAGGCCAGACACCTCGCCAGTGGTAGCACGAGCCGCCCTGCATCCACGCCAGCAGCTCCAGAAATCCAGCCAGGGTCTGCAGGTGCCAACTGTTGCCCTCTACCCATCCCGCAAGAAGGTCCCTGTCAAAGACCTGCCACCGTTTGGTAAGATTTGCTGGTTAAAGTTGTTGGTTTGGGGATCTGGGGATCCAGGTTTAAGCCCCAGCGTTGGTGGGTTGCTACACCCCATAATACCCAGTCACTGCATGCAGTGTCAGTCCCAATCAAGTTTTATATACTGTCTGAAGGTGTTTGAAGACGTAAGATACTAAAGTTATTTTGTCACTAGTTTTTAGCAATAATTAGCAGTAATACTGTATTACACAGTATTATACATCTGACACAAGGATGGTCTTAGTTGCAAATAGTTACCAACTTCTTAAATATGCTTCATACGGTACATAGGGTCCAATTTGAGAACCATCAACACGTTACTACAATAAGTTGCTTATGGAAATTTGCTGActgcttatatactgtataatttcaCTTTTCATGTTTTTAGACTTTTAAAATTTATCACAGAGTTCTGACTTTAAACTCAGAAATCTGACTTCAACAGCGTAGTTTCTTTTACAGATTCAGAAAatcagaattctgagaaaaaagtcAGAACTCAAATAAAATTTCAGGGTGGCTGTAATTCTTTTCTAAAGACGCGCAAAAGCACGtaaatgataaacaaaaaatgCCCCAGAATTGAGCCTTGAGGTATTCTGCAACAAGCACAGTAAGAAAATAAGACAAACAAATTAGCCATATAgatatataagaaaaaacaataactatACACATCTATGGATCAAGTTTAGAAATCGTTTAGAATTTGAAAGTGATAAAAGTGTTGGAATTAATGTTGGAATAAATTTGTAattcacagtactgtatatacaagatCAAgattctatatatattttttttgttttgtctagTAAAATGTATGTACATAGGGAAAATGCATATTAAGGAACAAGTTAAGAACTTTTGTCATTACTTGTGTAAAAGGTGAATAGACTACACGCATACTACTAAACTTTATGGTGGTGTTAAGTGAAATTTGTGACTTTATCCACAGGCACGAATTCCCCACAGTCCCTGAAGAAGATTCTGTCTCTGTCAGAGGAAGCAGCTGAGAGACACAGAAAGCAGACGGAAGATGCCATGTCTAGTACCTCGTCTCCCCCGACGTCTCCTCGCAGCTCCCCGAAGAAAGGTAACCAGGACAGACTGTCTGTTCACCCACACACAGTCGCCCCCTGGTGGCTAATACTGTAATACACATGTTGGTTTCCAGACTTCTGCATATATTTAGCTCCCCCTGGTGTTCACAAGGCAGACATAATGCTAATAATAGAACATTCTGCCACCTTGTGGAAAAGCATCCAAATACAAGATGCTAGAATATTCTTTAACAGTATCCTTACTGACCAGACAGTCAGCCAGACTATGCCAtggatttttgcatttttttccccatcatgATTTGTGAAGTCTTTATACTAGACAGAggcattaaaatgatttaatatacATATGAACCTGGTGTTCACTTTATTCCCCAGCACATATTCATACCAGATTTAGGGTAGGAGTCGTGGCTTAAAGTCGAAGGTGAAaggttttgtttaatattttgtgtctgCAATAATTGTTTTACGATTTGCATTTTTGTAAGCTTTCTTTAGGGTCAGTAACCTTATTTGAGGCCAGTCTGATTTTAGACTGATGCTAAACTGGAATGATTATAACCTTCACTTGTGCGCATCTCACCCCAAACGAGGCCGGGACGTGTTTGTTTCCTGTGACATTGTGATATTTGGGTGGACGTACCGTACGAGCTCCTGTTATGTTCAGAGATCAGGAAACTCAATGCTTTATTGATTAGTCTACTTCCGAGCACGATCCGCTTTGGTACCGAGGGACTCTGCTGCTCTTTCTGAATCTGAGTTTGATGAAGGTGCTGcatcattttcttttgctttgctTCTAAAACTAATCATAGAAAGAAAATCTCCCggtttcagaaaaaaaggcagGAAGACGTAAAAAATCATCACTGTTTTTGCTTTGTAAGGATGTCTAGCCGAAATGTCTTTTCTTACAGAAAAaggcgcgtgtgtgtgtgtgtttatgtagcaGTGCTCACTggctagtttggttgctgttTAATCAGGACTTGTGATGTAATCAATAGTTAAATGCACCATAACGAACTACAACTGCTCGATCAATATATAGCATTTAAAATGCTGTTAAGTCTTAAATAAAGACACAGAGTCTGATGTTTCTTGTTTGTCATGTAGGTTTAACAAGAGCGAGTGATAACCTGTCAGACTCGGGCCACAGTGAGATTTCTTCCCGCTCAAGTCTGGTCAGTACGTCCTCCCTGGACATGGGCCAGGACGAGCGGCGTCTCCGATACGCTCACGGGGTCATCGACGGCCACACCGGTGGTCATGGAGGTCACCGGCTCGAGCGCAGGGCCACGGCTGACCCAGACCAATACAGTCTCGGGTGAGCCGAACtcgcaaaataataaataagttaataattaattaataaatcttcTTTTTGCACTTGCTAGATACCGGTCATTAACAACATGATTATTGTTTCCATCAGCTCGTACTCATCAGTGCAGGACTGGCGTGGTATGTACGTCAGCACGGCCATGCCGTCCTCGCCGAGTTCAGAGGAGTTAAGTCAGGAGCAGGGCGACCGCGTGTCCCTGGATGCAGCAGACTCTGGACGAGGCAGCTGGACGTCCTGCTCAAGCGGTTCACACGACAGTATCCAGGCCATGCAGCAGGGCAGGAGCTGGGAGGCGCTGGCTGAAGGGGCGGGGCTCTGGGCCGGACGAGGAAGCTGGGCGTCGACCTCGTCGTGCTCGTCCTCGTCGGCGGCGTGCTGGGGAGACGAGTCCGAAGGTGACACCGGGACTATCAAGCGGAGAGGCGGTAAAGACGTGGGAACCGACCCCGACACCTGCAGCATCACGTCTACAGGTTCAGAGGAGTCGAAGCAGCAGAGCCGCCGGCCGTCTCCCATCACCGCCGGCACGACCAAGACCAACCTGCGTAAGACACATACTCATCATAATTCAAATCCTCGTTTCGTTTTTTTACTTTCCACAACACCAGTCACTCATTACTTGTCCTCCGTTTTCCCGCGCAGCGCGTAAAGACGGTCGATACCGCGACCCCCCTCCCACTCCTCCAGGCTACACGGCCCTGTCCATCTCTGAGGTGACGGAAGGGACAACGCACACGACCAGGAGGCCTCCAGACTACACCACGGCGCTACAGCGCTCCCGCCTCGTTACACACTCGCCCAAACCGGGGACCGAGCGTGCGGGAGAGGATGacgaagaggaggaagaggtaGAGGAGGAGGGTGAGTGCTTTTCTCCCAAactcagaggtcagaggaggaGAGGTCCACATACAGCAGTGCCCCCCAGGCCATGAGTCACACACACCACCATGGCAGGCAGGTAAAACCACCCAAActtcagctcacacacacacccactctcccagtcactcactcactcaatcactcatatATTTAACACCAAACCTGCACCGCATGCAAGAAAGTGCACCCTGTTCACCCTGCCTAGCAGCCACCACCCAGCATGTCACGTAGTGCATGTCAGGAGACGGACAAGACCTGCCGTGGTGGCAACATCCCTCCCATCacttatttctgtgtgtgtgttcacgtgtgtgtatgtgtttgtaatGACACCAGACTTACTCAAGCTAGGATTTCAATCAAGAATTGAAACCCACAAAGTTTTCAGTCACAAAACGTAACCGATAAACCAAGACGTCTTCACTTTGTGCTAAGTAGAAATCTGCACTAGAGCTCATTTTATATTGGACTGCCTGACACTCgtagttaagtgtgtgtgtgtttgtgtctgtgtgataTGAGGAGTATATGCATGTAGTCCAGCCCACTAccaaaaactgtttaaacagCATTTGTCAAAGGAAATtctttatagaaaataaataatgtatattaattacGTCAAACTAGTTTTTGTATACTatttgggaaaaaaagcatttttcaaACTAAAATTATAGTTCACGTCATCTTAAATAGTGTGCTATTAGATGtgcttaatatttttaatactctATACGCCATTTACACTAGCTCTAAAAGTATGTACACCCACAGTGTCATAGAGTCTTAAtactagggatgggaattaGCACCAAGCAGCaaccgatacgatattatcacgatacctaggtgccgattCGCTTAATATTGCTATTCTGTATCTCAGAAAATATCccgatttaatattaaattttttccaaCTTTAAAACCTTgaacctttaaaataaaaaaaaataaaaaaacgtatTCGTTCTTTATGGcgttagttt is a window encoding:
- the rapgef2b gene encoding rap guanine nucleotide exchange factor 2 isoform X7, which translates into the protein MIVVDYMDENEEYFQRQASHRQSRRRFRKINQKGERQTIIDTVEPYQAGKPPITRGYHTECVKAQLPADFSRLHLADGIHPQVTHVSSSLSGCSITSDSGSSSLSDIYQATESEPGDMDLSGLPETAVDSEEDDDEEDIERASDPLMSRDIVRDCLEKDPMDRTDDDIEQLLEFMHQLPAFANMTMSVRRELCAVMVFAVVERAGTIVLNDGEELDSWSVILNGSVEVTYPEGRTEILCMGNSFGVSPTMEKEFMKGVMKTKVDDCQFVCIAQQDYCCILNQVEKNMQKVEEEGEIVMVKEHRELDRTGTRKGHIVIKGTTERLTMHLVEEHSVVDPTYIEDFLLTYRTFLSSPMVVGRKLLEWFHDPSLRDKVTRVVLLWVNNHFNDFEGDPEMTHFLEEFENNLEREKMFGHLRLLNIACAAKAKLRVVTLTKPSREAPLAFSLLGGSEKGFRIFIENVEPGSKAAEAGLKRGDQILEMNGQNFENVQLSKANEILRNNTHLSITVKTNLLVFKELLARPEHDQEPDHDEELDRKNGAPHIPKIGDIKKASRYSIPDLAVDVEQVMGLEKASKKAKANTVGGKNKLKKIFDKTLTSILPPKPYNDVAVGQSQDDSIVGMKQSKQIPPALPVSGNLSSSNPDLLQSHHRILDFNNQPEPVPNNMSDQVLRVFKADQQSRYIMIGKDTTAKEVVAQAIREFALTAAPEAYSLCEVSVTPEGVIKQRRLPEQLSKLADRIQLSGRYYLKSNMETETLCSDEDAQELLRESQISLLQLSTVEVATQLSMRAFELFCAIEPTEYIVDLFKLRSRLPGPSSLKLFEESINRETFWVATEVLREPNQLKRMKIIKHFIKIALHCRECKNFNSMFAIISGLNLAPVSRLRGTWEKLPSKYEKLFSDLQDLFDPSRNMAKYRNVLNSQNLQPPIIPLFPVIKKDLTFLHEGNDSKVDGLVNFEKLRMIAKEIRHVGRMAAINMDPALMFRTRKKKWRSLGSLSQGSANAAVLDVTQTGGHKKRVRRSSFLNAKKLYEDAQMARKVKQYLSNLTLETNEESLQTLSIQCEPSISTLPKSSGDRKRPDTSPVVARAALHPRQQLQKSSQGLQVPTVALYPSRKKVPVKDLPPFGTNSPQSLKKILSLSEEAAERHRKQTEDAMSSTSSPPTSPRSSPKKGLTRASDNLSDSGHSEISSRSSLVSTSSLDMGQDERRLRYAHGVIDGHTGGHGGHRLERRATADPDQYSLGSYSSVQDWRGMYVSTAMPSSPSSEELSQEQGDRVSLDAADSGRGSWTSCSSGSHDSIQAMQQGRSWEALAEGAGLWAGRGSWASTSSCSSSSAACWGDESEGDTGTIKRRGGKDVGTDPDTCSITSTGSEESKQQSRRPSPITAGTTKTNLPRKDGRYRDPPPTPPGYTALSISEVTEGTTHTTRRPPDYTTALQRSRLVTHSPKPGTERAGEDDEEEEEVEEEGECFSPKLRGQRRRGPHTAVPPRP
- the rapgef2b gene encoding rap guanine nucleotide exchange factor 2 isoform X9 translates to MLPADFSRLHLADGIHPQVTHVSSSLSGCSITSDSGSSSLSDIYQATESEPGDMDLSGLPETAVDSEEDDDEEDIERASDPLMSRDIVRDCLEKDPMDRTDDDIEQLLEFMHQLPAFANMTMSVRRELCAVMVFAVVERAGTIVLNDGEELDSWSVILNGSVEVTYPEGRTEILCMGNSFGVSPTMEKEFMKGVMKTKVDDCQFVCIAQQDYCCILNQVEKNMQKVEEEGEIVMVKEHRELDRTGTRKGHIVIKGTTERLTMHLVEEHSVVDPTYIEDFLLTYRTFLSSPMVVGRKLLEWFHDPSLRDKVTRVVLLWVNNHFNDFEGDPEMTHFLEEFENNLEREKMFGHLRLLNIACAAKAKLRVVTLTKPSREAPLAFSLLGGSEKGFRIFIENVEPGSKAAEAGLKRGDQILEMNGQNFENVQLSKANEILRNNTHLSITVKTNLLVFKELLARPEHDQEPDHDEELDRKNGAPHIPKIGDIKKASRYSIPDLAVDVEQVMGLEKASKKAKANTVGGKNKLKKIFDKTLTSILPPKPYNDVAVGQSQDDSIVGMKQSKQIPPALPVSGNLSSSNPDLLQSHHRILDFNNQPEPVPNNMSDQVLRVFKADQQSRYIMIGKDTTAKEVVAQAIREFALTAAPEAYSLCEVSVTPEGVIKQRRLPEQLSKLADRIQLSGRYYLKSNMETETLCSDEDAQELLRESQISLLQLSTVEVATQLSMRAFELFCAIEPTEYIVDLFKLRSRLPGPSSLKLFEESINRETFWVATEVLREPNQLKRMKIIKHFIKIALHCRECKNFNSMFAIISGLNLAPVSRLRGTWEKLPSKYEKLFSDLQDLFDPSRNMAKYRNVLNSQNLQPPIIPLFPVIKKDLTFLHEGNDSKVDGLVNFEKLRMIAKEIRHVGRMAAINMDPALMFRTRKKKWRSLGSLSQGSANAAVLDVTQTGGHKKRVRRSSFLNAKKLYEDAQMARKVKQYLSNLTLETNEESLQTLSIQCEPSISTLPKSSGDRKRPDTSPVVARAALHPRQQLQKSSQGLQVPTVALYPSRKKVPVKDLPPFGTNSPQSLKKILSLSEEAAERHRKQTEDAMSSTSSPPTSPRSSPKKGLTRASDNLSDSGHSEISSRSSLVSTSSLDMGQDERRLRYAHGVIDGHTGGHGGHRLERRATADPDQYSLGSYSSVQDWRGMYVSTAMPSSPSSEELSQEQGDRVSLDAADSGRGSWTSCSSGSHDSIQAMQQGRSWEALAEGAGLWAGRGSWASTSSCSSSSAACWGDESEGDTGTIKRRGGKDVGTDPDTCSITSTGSEESKQQSRRPSPITAGTTKTNLPRKDGRYRDPPPTPPGYTALSISEVTEGTTHTTRRPPDYTTALQRSRLVTHSPKPGTERAGEDDEEEEEVEEEGECFSPKLRGQRRRGPHTAVPPRP